One stretch of Chryseobacterium fluminis DNA includes these proteins:
- the miaE gene encoding tRNA-(ms[2]io[6]A)-hydroxylase, which translates to MFKLKLPTDPRWANIAEENIGEILTDHAWCEQKAATNAIGLITMLPEYPEIVTELLAIAQEELDHFNQVHEIIKKRGYTFGRTRKDDYVNELVNFIQKGGNRDDLIVDKMLFAAMIEARSCERFKVLTENIKDEELKTFYRELMISEANHYTTFIGFARQLGDEEKVNKRWEEWLEYEAEIIQSYGNKESIHG; encoded by the coding sequence ATGTTTAAGTTGAAACTTCCTACCGATCCAAGGTGGGCAAATATTGCAGAGGAAAACATCGGAGAAATTTTAACGGATCACGCTTGGTGTGAGCAGAAAGCGGCTACCAATGCCATCGGATTGATCACCATGCTTCCTGAATATCCTGAAATCGTAACAGAACTTCTTGCCATCGCACAGGAAGAACTCGATCATTTTAACCAGGTACATGAAATCATCAAAAAAAGAGGATATACCTTTGGTCGTACCCGAAAAGACGATTACGTGAATGAGCTGGTAAATTTCATTCAGAAAGGGGGCAACAGAGATGATCTTATTGTTGATAAAATGCTGTTTGCAGCGATGATTGAAGCCAGAAGCTGCGAGAGATTCAAGGTTCTTACCGAAAACATCAAAGATGAGGAGCTTAAAACTTTTTACCGGGAATTAATGATCTCGGAAGCCAATCATTACACTACATTCATCGGTTTTGCCAGACAGCTGGGTGATGAAGAAAAAGTGAATAAACGTTGGGAAGAATGGCTTGAATATGAAGCTGAAATCATCCAGTCTTACGGAAATAAGGAATCTATACACGGTTAA
- a CDS encoding DUF502 domain-containing protein — protein sequence MKKLTFENIANFFLKNFFQGLVIIGPIGLTIFVIWYVITSIDNIIPSVAKEIPGLVFISTILVTAILGFLGNKFVLGKFFFDTMDSLLEKIPGVKHIYTPTKDVMSSFVGDKKKFNDPVWVKTNADPEIWRIGFLTQKEMADVDKHNYVAVYLPHSYAISGWVIITEEKNIKPVVGMTAASAMKFAVSGGVAGFHSDDNIFKAPE from the coding sequence GTGAAAAAACTGACCTTCGAAAATATTGCCAATTTCTTTCTGAAAAATTTCTTTCAGGGACTGGTTATTATCGGTCCTATCGGACTTACTATTTTTGTAATCTGGTATGTTATAACCTCTATTGACAATATCATTCCTTCCGTTGCAAAGGAAATTCCCGGGTTGGTTTTTATTTCCACTATTTTAGTGACGGCCATTTTAGGTTTTCTGGGAAACAAATTTGTCCTTGGGAAATTTTTCTTCGACACTATGGACAGTTTACTGGAAAAAATACCCGGCGTAAAGCATATTTATACTCCGACGAAGGATGTCATGTCTTCATTCGTGGGAGATAAGAAAAAATTCAATGATCCTGTATGGGTAAAAACAAATGCTGATCCGGAGATCTGGCGAATCGGTTTTTTAACGCAAAAAGAAATGGCAGATGTAGATAAACACAATTACGTTGCCGTTTATCTTCCTCATTCCTATGCGATTTCGGGTTGGGTAATTATTACTGAAGAAAAAAACATCAAACCCGTAGTGGGGATGACGGCAGCCTCCGCAATGAAATTTGCAGTAAGCGGCGGTGTAGCAGGCTTCCATTCGGATGATAATATATTTAAAGCTCCTGAGTAA
- a CDS encoding tryptophanase: protein MNLPYAEPFRIKMIEEIRQSTREEREQWLKEANYNLFNLKSSQVFIDLLTDSGTGAMSDRQWGALMMGDESYAGSRSFEQLHQTVEKITGFKYLLPTHQGRAAENVLFSVLVKEGDVVPGNSHFDTTKGHIEFRKAHAIDCTIDEAFDINDLHPFKGNINLEKLEAVYKSHPKENIPFCLITITCNSSGGQPVSLENMKAVKELSDQYGIPVFFDSARFAENAYFIKKREAGQENRTIKEICKEIFSYGDGMTMSSKKDGLVNIGGFIALNSEEIFRKASNFTIIYEGFITYGGMAGRDMAALAVGLDEATEFAYLESRISQVEYLGHKLIEYGIPVQKPIGGHAVFIDSLNFLPKVDRSEYPAQTLGLEIYKEAGIRTVEIGTLLADRDPETRENRYPKLELVRLAIPRRTYTNNHMDYIAAAIKNVYERRDDIAKGYKITWEPDLLRHFTVQLEEA from the coding sequence ATGAATTTACCGTACGCGGAGCCTTTCCGTATTAAAATGATCGAAGAGATCCGCCAGTCAACCAGAGAAGAAAGAGAGCAATGGCTTAAGGAAGCAAACTATAATTTATTCAATTTAAAATCTTCACAGGTTTTCATTGACCTGCTGACGGATTCCGGGACCGGAGCTATGTCCGACAGACAGTGGGGCGCTTTGATGATGGGTGACGAAAGCTATGCAGGCTCCCGATCATTTGAACAATTACACCAGACCGTAGAGAAGATCACAGGATTTAAATATCTTCTGCCTACCCACCAGGGCAGAGCCGCTGAAAACGTATTATTTTCAGTATTGGTAAAAGAAGGCGATGTTGTACCGGGGAACTCTCACTTCGACACGACAAAAGGTCATATTGAGTTCAGAAAAGCGCATGCGATCGACTGTACGATTGATGAAGCTTTTGACATTAATGATCTTCATCCTTTTAAAGGAAATATCAATCTTGAAAAACTGGAAGCAGTTTACAAAAGCCATCCTAAAGAAAATATTCCTTTCTGTCTGATTACGATCACCTGTAATTCTTCAGGAGGGCAGCCTGTTTCTCTGGAGAACATGAAAGCGGTAAAAGAACTTTCCGATCAATACGGGATTCCTGTCTTTTTTGACTCTGCCAGATTTGCTGAAAATGCTTATTTCATCAAAAAACGCGAAGCCGGACAGGAAAACAGAACCATTAAAGAGATCTGCAAAGAAATTTTCTCTTACGGAGACGGGATGACGATGAGTTCTAAAAAAGACGGCCTGGTTAATATCGGCGGTTTCATTGCTTTAAACAGTGAAGAAATTTTCAGAAAGGCTTCAAATTTCACTATTATCTACGAAGGTTTCATTACTTACGGAGGTATGGCAGGAAGAGATATGGCAGCCTTAGCAGTGGGTCTGGACGAAGCGACTGAATTCGCTTACCTGGAAAGCCGTATTTCCCAGGTTGAATATCTGGGACATAAACTGATTGAATATGGAATTCCGGTTCAGAAACCCATCGGAGGACATGCCGTGTTTATTGATTCTCTAAATTTCTTACCAAAAGTTGACCGCTCAGAATATCCTGCGCAGACTTTAGGGCTTGAAATTTATAAAGAGGCAGGCATCAGAACTGTAGAAATCGGTACGTTACTGGCAGACAGAGATCCTGAAACAAGGGAAAACCGTTACCCTAAGTTAGAGCTGGTACGTTTGGCGATTCCGAGAAGAACATACACCAATAATCATATGGATTATATTGCAGCGGCTATTAAAAACGTTTATGAAAGACGGGATGATATTGCAAAAGGCTATAAAATTACCTGGGAACCGGATCTGTTAAGACACTTCACGGTCCAATTGGAAGAAGCGTAA
- a CDS encoding PQQ-dependent sugar dehydrogenase, which yields MKINQCYIPVLSLFLLLTSCEKNSIQAQQTGKDGSVETEKPNSPEYKPAFQGQTRIKAVKTVTPYHVEVISKDLGKPWGIINLPDGRFLITDKRGYMNVVSADGKEVSKIEGFPKVDTKGQGGMLDVALDPEYQNNNLIYFSFSEPYGKGNHTAVAKGKLSSDLKTVSEVQVIFRATPTYDGDKHYGSRLAFDKDGNLFVSTGERSDKETRIYAQKTDNYLGKILKITKEGKPAQGNPFIGKAGFKPEIYAYGIRNPQGMAIDPNGTLWDVEMGPRGGDEINLIQPGKNYGWGDVTYGIEYSGDKINNGTTQKAGTEQPVYYWDPVISPSGVTFYTGNIEEWKGNLMIGCLSGEHINRIVMKNNKVVGEERLLADQKERFRDVLNGADGNLYAVTDSGKLYKISKK from the coding sequence ATGAAAATAAATCAATGCTATATCCCTGTTCTAAGCCTGTTTTTATTGTTGACCTCCTGTGAAAAGAACAGTATACAGGCCCAGCAGACCGGAAAAGACGGAAGTGTAGAAACAGAAAAACCTAATTCTCCGGAATATAAGCCCGCCTTTCAGGGACAGACCAGAATTAAAGCGGTAAAAACGGTAACGCCTTATCATGTCGAGGTTATAAGCAAAGACCTGGGAAAACCCTGGGGAATTATCAATTTACCGGATGGAAGGTTCTTAATTACAGACAAAAGAGGCTATATGAATGTAGTCTCGGCAGACGGAAAAGAGGTGTCGAAAATTGAAGGCTTTCCAAAAGTGGATACCAAAGGGCAGGGTGGAATGCTTGATGTAGCCCTTGACCCAGAGTACCAGAACAATAACCTGATCTATTTCAGTTTTTCAGAGCCCTATGGCAAAGGAAATCATACGGCTGTTGCAAAAGGTAAATTATCTTCGGATCTTAAAACTGTTTCTGAAGTACAAGTGATTTTCAGAGCAACACCGACTTATGATGGCGACAAACACTACGGAAGCCGGCTGGCCTTTGATAAAGATGGAAATTTATTCGTAAGCACGGGAGAACGTTCCGATAAAGAGACCAGGATATATGCTCAGAAAACAGATAATTATCTGGGAAAAATATTAAAGATTACAAAAGAGGGAAAGCCGGCGCAGGGAAACCCGTTCATAGGAAAAGCCGGATTTAAACCTGAAATTTATGCTTATGGAATCAGAAATCCTCAAGGTATGGCGATCGATCCGAACGGAACGCTCTGGGACGTAGAAATGGGACCCAGGGGAGGAGATGAAATTAATTTAATTCAGCCCGGAAAAAATTACGGATGGGGTGATGTGACTTATGGAATTGAATATTCCGGAGATAAGATTAATAACGGAACCACGCAAAAAGCAGGCACTGAACAGCCTGTTTATTACTGGGATCCTGTAATTTCTCCGAGTGGGGTGACGTTCTACACCGGAAATATTGAAGAATGGAAAGGAAATCTGATGATCGGATGCCTGAGTGGTGAACATATCAATAGGATTGTCATGAAAAATAATAAAGTGGTAGGAGAGGAGCGTCTTTTGGCCGATCAGAAAGAAAGATTCAGAGATGTTCTCAATGGTGCCGATGGAAATCTGTATGCGGTAACCGATAGTGGAAAATTATACAAAATTTCAAAAAAATAA
- a CDS encoding peptide-N-glycosidase F-related protein yields MKQNLLYFFIIVLAVPFYGKDMKLPLPPSTVLLFDEAVFYDMYATTVNQPLPSGAVRLSNSTYTKKMTDAQLDSFGNQVTMNVTIGALCDNYDRLAHVFLAFVPKGASSYDTNAVTKIELGRFITPFMNKNVSPTSVPYSFQIDNAGAIFKDVSLRNQYDFWIEFTVLGVPYAAQTQVAGCASRIDTFKGSLSFVTDINTSIPAVNNLLIPMAAVKSLNNYAGTDEPGQTIRILSFALNSTINNATFNLITSNHGANSGGEEYVRRQHYIYLNDQEIFSYKPGGVSCEPYRQYNTQGNGIYGTNPQSAAWWASWNNWCPGSTIPIRKINVGTMLPGNHAFMISVPDAQFVGQQGDFPLSVYLQGEAVNVLGVKDISVAEVKIYPNPVVNIVKISSSKKIRETEIYSVDGKFIRRFSGCEADVSDLLSGIYILKVNFENGVSFKHKMIKQ; encoded by the coding sequence ATGAAACAAAATTTACTTTATTTCTTTATCATAGTTCTTGCAGTACCTTTCTATGGTAAGGATATGAAATTGCCACTGCCACCAAGTACAGTCTTACTGTTCGATGAGGCCGTTTTTTATGATATGTATGCTACTACGGTTAATCAGCCACTGCCTTCCGGAGCTGTCCGGCTTAGCAACAGTACCTACACCAAAAAGATGACGGATGCCCAATTGGATTCTTTCGGTAATCAGGTGACGATGAACGTTACAATCGGAGCCTTATGTGACAATTATGACCGTCTTGCCCATGTTTTCCTGGCATTTGTACCAAAAGGAGCTTCGTCTTATGATACAAATGCCGTTACAAAAATAGAATTAGGAAGATTTATCACTCCTTTTATGAACAAAAATGTTTCTCCGACAAGCGTGCCCTATAGTTTTCAGATCGACAACGCAGGAGCTATCTTTAAAGATGTATCATTGAGGAACCAGTATGATTTCTGGATAGAATTTACCGTACTGGGTGTTCCGTATGCTGCGCAGACGCAGGTCGCAGGTTGCGCCTCGAGAATTGATACTTTTAAAGGATCTTTAAGTTTTGTGACCGATATTAATACCTCAATTCCGGCTGTAAACAATCTGCTGATTCCTATGGCAGCCGTTAAAAGTCTGAACAATTATGCGGGAACAGATGAACCCGGCCAGACGATCAGAATTTTGTCTTTTGCCTTAAATAGTACGATTAACAATGCAACTTTTAATTTAATAACCTCTAATCACGGTGCCAACTCCGGAGGGGAAGAATATGTGAGAAGACAGCATTATATTTACCTTAATGACCAGGAAATTTTCAGCTATAAACCCGGAGGCGTATCTTGTGAACCCTACCGGCAGTATAATACCCAGGGCAATGGGATTTATGGAACTAATCCTCAATCTGCCGCATGGTGGGCATCATGGAATAACTGGTGTCCCGGAAGTACCATTCCTATCAGAAAAATAAATGTAGGAACCATGCTTCCCGGGAATCATGCCTTTATGATCAGTGTTCCGGATGCTCAATTTGTAGGACAGCAGGGAGATTTTCCTTTGTCGGTATATCTGCAGGGTGAGGCTGTTAATGTTTTGGGCGTGAAAGATATTTCTGTTGCAGAGGTAAAAATATATCCGAACCCGGTTGTAAATATTGTGAAGATATCAAGTTCTAAAAAAATCAGGGAAACAGAAATATATTCTGTCGACGGAAAGTTTATAAGAAGGTTCAGTGGATGTGAAGCAGATGTCAGCGATCTTTTATCAGGAATTTATATTTTAAAAGTAAACTTTGAAAATGGAGTTTCATTTAAACATAAAATGATTAAGCAGTAA
- the uvrB gene encoding excinuclease ABC subunit UvrB: MQFKLQSEYKPTGDQPTAIEKLTEGITIGEKYQTLLGVTGSGKTFTVANVIQNVQKPTLVLAHNKTLAAQLFMEFKEFFPENAVEYFVSYYDYYQPEAYIATTGTYIEKDLSINEEVEKLRLSATASLLSGRRDVLIVASVSCIYGIGNPTEFHKSLISVAIGEKVTRTALLHSLVNALYSRTLSEFQRGTFRVKGDVIDIFPAYADNGVRIQFYGDEIEKIQSFDPVSGNVTSSFEQIQIYPANLFVTSKETLNGAIRNIQDDMVKQVDFFSEVGKPLEAKRLQERTELDLEMIKELGYCSGIENYSRYLDGRLPGSRPFCLLDYFPKDFLMVIDESHVTVPQVHAMYGGDRSRKESLVEYGFRLPAAMDNRPLKFEEFESIQNQVIYVSATPADYELEKTGGAYIEQIIRPTGLLDPIIEVRPSLNQIDDLMEEIQKRSDVDERVLVTTLTKKMAEELTKYFTKFGIRTRYIHSDVETLERIQIMQDLRLGLFDVLIGVNLLREGLDLPEVSLVAILDADKEGMLRSRRSMIQTVGRAARNINGKAIMYADKITKSMQATLDETEYRRAKQMQYNEEHGQVPQALNKKISENLVGRSKDFPDEKYTQKEILQKVAETKASYSSKDIEKVITQKQKEMEVAAKNLDFIKAAKLRDEIAALKG; this comes from the coding sequence ATGCAATTTAAACTTCAATCAGAATATAAACCTACCGGTGATCAGCCAACAGCTATTGAAAAGCTGACCGAAGGGATAACAATCGGTGAAAAATACCAGACGTTACTGGGTGTTACCGGTTCCGGAAAAACATTTACGGTAGCTAATGTTATCCAGAATGTCCAGAAGCCTACCTTAGTGTTGGCTCACAATAAGACGCTGGCCGCCCAGCTTTTCATGGAATTTAAAGAATTTTTTCCTGAAAATGCCGTGGAATATTTTGTAAGTTACTATGATTACTACCAGCCGGAAGCCTATATTGCCACGACCGGAACTTACATAGAGAAAGACCTTAGTATCAATGAGGAAGTAGAAAAACTCCGTCTTTCCGCCACGGCAAGTTTACTTTCCGGAAGAAGGGATGTACTCATTGTAGCTTCTGTTTCCTGTATTTACGGCATCGGAAATCCTACGGAATTTCATAAATCGCTGATTTCCGTTGCCATTGGTGAAAAAGTAACGCGGACCGCACTCCTCCATTCATTAGTAAATGCCCTTTATTCCAGAACCCTCAGCGAATTCCAAAGGGGGACATTCCGTGTCAAAGGAGACGTTATCGATATCTTTCCTGCTTATGCCGATAATGGTGTCAGAATCCAGTTTTATGGTGACGAAATTGAAAAGATTCAGAGTTTCGATCCTGTGAGCGGAAACGTTACATCAAGCTTTGAACAGATCCAGATTTATCCTGCCAATCTTTTTGTCACGTCAAAAGAAACCCTGAATGGTGCTATCAGGAATATTCAGGATGATATGGTAAAACAGGTGGATTTCTTCAGTGAAGTCGGAAAGCCTCTTGAAGCCAAAAGACTTCAGGAAAGAACAGAGCTTGACCTGGAGATGATCAAAGAACTCGGATATTGTTCGGGTATCGAGAACTATTCTAGATATTTAGACGGCAGACTTCCCGGCTCAAGGCCTTTCTGCCTTCTGGACTACTTTCCAAAGGATTTTTTAATGGTTATTGATGAAAGTCATGTTACGGTACCGCAGGTACACGCCATGTACGGAGGAGACCGGAGCAGAAAAGAATCCCTGGTGGAATATGGATTCAGGCTTCCTGCAGCGATGGACAACAGACCCTTGAAGTTCGAAGAGTTTGAAAGCATCCAGAATCAGGTAATTTATGTTTCCGCGACCCCGGCAGATTATGAGCTGGAAAAGACAGGAGGTGCTTATATTGAACAAATCATCCGCCCGACAGGACTTCTCGATCCGATCATTGAAGTGCGGCCTTCTTTAAACCAGATCGATGATCTGATGGAGGAAATCCAGAAAAGGTCTGATGTCGATGAAAGGGTTCTGGTGACAACCCTGACTAAAAAAATGGCTGAAGAACTTACTAAATATTTCACCAAATTCGGTATCAGAACGCGATATATACACTCTGATGTTGAGACGCTGGAACGTATTCAGATTATGCAGGATCTGCGCCTCGGTCTTTTTGATGTTTTAATCGGGGTAAACCTTTTAAGAGAAGGTCTGGATTTACCGGAAGTTTCCCTCGTTGCTATTCTGGATGCTGACAAAGAAGGAATGCTCAGAAGCAGACGGTCGATGATTCAGACGGTCGGCCGTGCCGCAAGAAATATTAACGGAAAAGCGATCATGTATGCCGATAAAATTACAAAATCCATGCAGGCCACTCTTGACGAAACCGAATACCGCCGAGCCAAGCAGATGCAGTATAATGAAGAACACGGACAGGTCCCTCAGGCTTTAAATAAAAAAATATCTGAAAATTTAGTCGGAAGAAGCAAGGATTTTCCTGATGAAAAATATACTCAGAAAGAAATCCTTCAGAAAGTGGCAGAAACAAAGGCAAGCTACAGCAGTAAAGACATAGAAAAAGTCATCACTCAAAAGCAGAAAGAAATGGAAGTGGCAGCAAAGAACCTTGATTTTATTAAAGCGGCCAAACTGAGAGATGAAATTGCTGCTTTGAAAGGATAA
- a CDS encoding VOC family protein — translation MKKVTGIGGIFFKCKDPKALKEWYKTHLGIDVNEYGATFGWKDIAESNAKGSLTWSPSPETTKYFEPSDREFMINYIVDDLEALKEELKRENVEILDEIAVYDFGKFVHILDLEGNKVELWEPK, via the coding sequence ATGAAAAAAGTAACCGGTATCGGAGGGATCTTCTTCAAATGCAAAGATCCTAAAGCCCTTAAAGAATGGTATAAAACTCATCTGGGCATTGATGTTAATGAATATGGCGCAACTTTCGGATGGAAAGATATCGCTGAATCCAATGCCAAAGGATCTTTGACGTGGAGCCCTTCTCCCGAGACAACAAAGTATTTTGAACCGTCTGATAGAGAATTCATGATTAATTATATTGTTGATGACCTGGAAGCGCTGAAAGAGGAATTAAAAAGAGAAAACGTAGAAATTCTTGATGAAATCGCCGTTTACGACTTCGGAAAATTTGTACATATTCTTGATCTGGAAGGAAACAAGGTTGAACTGTGGGAGCCTAAATAA
- a CDS encoding DUF3820 family protein, whose product MNPEILNEICVVKMPFGKYEGTILADLPISYLEWFHRNGMPKGKLGMQLSTIYEIKLNGLMDLLIPIREG is encoded by the coding sequence ATAAATCCGGAGATATTAAATGAGATTTGTGTTGTGAAAATGCCTTTCGGAAAATATGAAGGGACTATTTTAGCCGATCTCCCGATCAGTTATCTTGAGTGGTTTCACCGCAATGGGATGCCAAAAGGTAAATTGGGGATGCAGCTCTCGACAATCTATGAGATCAAATTAAATGGGTTGATGGACCTGCTCATTCCGATTCGGGAGGGGTAG
- a CDS encoding AI-2E family transporter, whose protein sequence is MNNKDNQISSVTIKQVSLLAIILVLGGLICFNLALFIPSVLGAITIYVVCRKYNFYLQEEKKWKPWLSSCVLMFASLVILILPVYFIADLLIEKFGNAQAYMDKFNVFLEKIHSYVYSKVGFDILSKENMGKVKTFAGQFSTKALSGTFNTLTVILSMYFILYFMLEQPRLFERILASSAPLKRANVSLIGEKMRKLIMANAIGIPVVALGQGLVGLVGYFIFGAPSPVLLFALTSAASMIPVVGAAIVYVPVCIFMIAEGDTGHGLGLAAYCVIIVGLTDNLLRFTLLKKLEDIHPLNTVFGIIMGMNLFGFMGLIFGPILISLTLLLIQVYRNEFSDDDTPELMLPDNDDVEDKINLIV, encoded by the coding sequence ATGAATAACAAAGACAACCAGATAAGCAGTGTGACCATAAAGCAGGTTTCATTACTTGCCATTATTTTAGTGTTGGGAGGATTAATCTGTTTTAACCTGGCACTCTTCATACCTTCTGTGTTGGGGGCCATTACCATTTATGTAGTCTGCCGGAAGTATAATTTTTATCTTCAGGAAGAGAAAAAATGGAAGCCATGGCTTTCATCATGTGTGCTTATGTTTGCGAGTCTGGTTATTCTGATCTTACCGGTTTACTTCATAGCGGATTTATTGATTGAAAAATTTGGAAATGCCCAGGCGTATATGGATAAGTTCAATGTATTTCTGGAAAAAATCCATTCATATGTTTATTCAAAAGTAGGGTTCGACATTTTAAGTAAAGAGAATATGGGTAAGGTGAAAACTTTCGCAGGGCAGTTTTCAACCAAGGCATTGAGCGGTACTTTTAATACGCTTACCGTCATCCTGTCGATGTATTTCATTCTCTATTTTATGCTGGAGCAGCCCAGGCTTTTCGAAAGAATCCTGGCATCTTCTGCCCCGTTAAAAAGAGCAAACGTTTCTCTGATAGGGGAGAAGATGAGAAAACTGATCATGGCCAATGCGATAGGAATTCCTGTCGTTGCCTTAGGACAAGGGCTTGTCGGCCTGGTAGGATACTTCATTTTTGGAGCGCCCAGCCCTGTTTTATTGTTTGCGCTTACTTCAGCAGCTTCTATGATTCCTGTGGTGGGAGCAGCCATTGTTTATGTTCCGGTCTGTATTTTTATGATCGCAGAAGGAGATACCGGGCATGGACTTGGACTTGCAGCTTATTGTGTCATAATCGTTGGTCTTACCGATAATCTTCTTCGCTTTACGCTCTTAAAGAAACTGGAGGATATACATCCTTTAAACACAGTTTTTGGAATTATCATGGGCATGAATTTATTCGGTTTTATGGGATTGATCTTCGGCCCGATATTGATTTCTCTGACGCTTCTTCTGATCCAGGTCTACAGAAATGAATTTTCAGACGATGATACCCCTGAGCTGATGTTACCTGATAACGATGATGTAGAAGATAAAATCAATTTAATTGTATAA
- a CDS encoding beta-carotene 15,15'-monooxygenase yields the protein MSEFNEFDQQGSVPSRDTGAIISHAFEMYKGVFLYAIVAMIIYLVGGYVIQSISGFNSAEMAEEMQGGNYDYNIWAAPGFTAYMSLSWLFGLLLAPLYVGLIYIVNKFNTKSPIEFSDLFIGYRQNFVNILIYSILSGIISTVAAALCFFPFFFVYPLLMLGYPILLFENASATEALGKSFNIAKENYGTFLGTTLLGFIISVAGIILCGIGIIVTAPFIMVVMYSLYCAFLGKPRQILFNK from the coding sequence ATGTCAGAATTTAATGAATTTGACCAACAGGGGTCGGTCCCGAGCAGAGACACAGGGGCTATCATTTCTCACGCTTTTGAAATGTATAAGGGGGTTTTCCTTTATGCGATCGTTGCTATGATCATCTACCTTGTAGGTGGGTATGTTATTCAGTCGATCAGCGGTTTTAACTCTGCAGAGATGGCAGAAGAAATGCAGGGAGGCAACTATGATTATAACATCTGGGCAGCGCCAGGATTTACCGCGTATATGTCGTTATCATGGCTGTTTGGGCTTTTGCTGGCACCATTGTATGTGGGATTAATCTACATTGTCAACAAATTCAATACAAAAAGTCCTATTGAGTTTTCGGATTTGTTTATCGGCTACCGTCAGAATTTTGTAAACATTTTGATTTACAGCATTCTTTCCGGGATTATTTCCACTGTTGCAGCAGCACTCTGTTTCTTCCCGTTCTTTTTTGTGTATCCGTTACTGATGTTGGGTTATCCTATTTTGCTTTTCGAAAATGCATCTGCTACGGAGGCTCTCGGAAAGTCTTTCAATATTGCTAAAGAAAATTATGGTACGTTTTTAGGTACAACCCTTCTCGGATTTATCATTTCTGTTGCAGGAATTATCCTTTGCGGGATCGGGATTATTGTTACGGCTCCATTTATCATGGTCGTAATGTATTCTTTGTATTGCGCTTTTTTAGGAAAACCAAGACAAATACTATTTAATAAATAA
- a CDS encoding aminodeoxychorismate synthase component I: protein MFSMNHQKFMKMDELSLQKVPYFFIIDFLTENIEIFRQEEIEESGLMIDFQGFSTIKKTHGLTKKTEWKSFPETLENFKIGFDRVQENIHLGNSYLVNYTRKTKIETNLSLEEIFYHSTAKYKVFYKDFFVFFSPETFVKILDGKILTYPMKGTIDASLDNAAEILKNDRKEKAEHYTVVDLLRNDLSMVADGVKVDQFQHIDFIKTQQKDLYAMSSEISGIIKPEFDGRVGSIMKKLLPAGSILGAPKPKTLEIILEAEGYDRGYYTGVCGWYDGKNLDSCVMIRFIEKEGDELYFKSGGGITHMSTLEDEYQEMKNKIYVPIH, encoded by the coding sequence ATGTTTTCAATGAATCATCAAAAATTTATGAAAATGGATGAACTTTCCCTTCAGAAGGTTCCCTATTTTTTTATTATCGACTTTCTCACAGAAAATATTGAGATCTTCAGACAGGAAGAAATTGAAGAGTCAGGCTTAATGATTGATTTTCAAGGCTTCTCAACTATAAAAAAAACTCATGGGCTTACAAAAAAGACAGAGTGGAAGTCCTTTCCTGAAACGTTGGAAAATTTTAAAATCGGCTTCGACAGAGTTCAGGAAAATATCCATCTTGGAAATTCTTATCTTGTCAATTATACCCGGAAAACAAAAATTGAGACCAATCTTTCCCTTGAAGAAATTTTTTATCATTCTACTGCAAAATATAAAGTTTTTTATAAAGATTTTTTCGTATTTTTTTCTCCTGAAACTTTTGTAAAGATCCTGGACGGTAAAATTCTGACCTATCCGATGAAGGGCACCATCGATGCATCTCTTGATAATGCAGCAGAAATCCTGAAAAACGACAGGAAAGAAAAAGCCGAGCATTATACGGTAGTAGATTTACTTCGAAATGATCTGAGCATGGTTGCAGACGGTGTAAAAGTTGATCAGTTCCAGCACATCGATTTTATCAAAACACAGCAAAAGGATTTATATGCCATGAGTTCCGAAATATCCGGGATTATAAAACCTGAATTTGACGGAAGGGTAGGAAGTATTATGAAAAAACTGCTTCCTGCCGGTTCTATCTTAGGAGCTCCCAAGCCGAAAACCCTGGAAATTATTCTTGAAGCTGAAGGCTACGACCGGGGTTATTATACCGGTGTCTGCGGTTGGTATGACGGTAAAAATCTTGACAGCTGCGTGATGATCCGTTTTATTGAAAAAGAGGGCGATGAGCTCTACTTCAAAAGTGGCGGCGGCATCACCCACATGAGTACGTTAGAAGACGAATATCAGGAAATGAAAAATAAAATTTATGTCCCAATTCATTGA